TGTGAATCGGGTTGATGTTGCTTAAAAAGGCTTCCACTTAAGGCAGTAATCCGATTATTACCCGGTAAAGAGTTTAGCTCGGAGGCTTTTTGAATTAAATGATATTTGTACATATAGCATCTTCATTTAAGTTGTAAACGGTTAGCAATCTCCATTACCCATTACCTATTACCCAAATGCTTAAACTGATGGCCGATCCGAAAGCAACGATCGCCGATCGCCCGATCCACATCCAAGTCTCATCGAGTTCCCGGCAACTCTGTTGTAGGATAGCAAAGGCAATGGCTATCAGTCCCACGGTAACCAATCCTTCTCCAGCATAGGCGATCGCCTGAGCTTCCCAACCTTGAATCCAGAGAAATGGTACAAAAATTAACACCCAGCCTTTAAGAACAGAGCGCCCAATAAACGCCCCATTAGGTAATTGGGGATGAAATTGAGGTACAGCAATATCAATGATAGCTAGATGAGCCGCAAAGGCCAGGGTATAAGCATAAAAACAAACCGGTTGACCCGTTACTTTTCCCAGCAATAACCATAAAATCCCCGTTGAGCCAATACTCAAAACGGCACGCATATCATGACGGCGTTCCTGATATTGTTGAGTCCAAGGACAGAGCAAAGAATAGGCTAAAAATAAAATAACTGGGGGAAGAAACCAGCGCCAATCTGCTAATACCCAGGTTAAATACCCCAACCAAGCACTTCCCAGAACGGCGCTATCATTCAGGGTCGTTCGGTTTCGCCAACCCAGGGTTAATATGCCCACAATTAAGGTAAGGATGAGACGAAAAATAAGGTCAGGAATATCCATCGGCAGAAATAGCTTTAACATGATCAATCCACCGACGGGAATAAATAAATTATCCAATCCTTGCCAGGCGATCGCCTCTAAAACCATGACCTGCAAGCCTAAAATCACCCCAATTAATAGGCTTTCGGCTCGTCCTGTATCTGTGAGCAACAATAAAGGAACATGGGTGCTTAAAAAAGCAACGGTGAAAAAGGCGATCGAGCCTTCCGCACTTTTACGCCCTTCTGAGGTGCTGTAGGTGTGCAATCCATAGCTGACCCCAATAAGTGCTGCTACTGCATCTCCGAGGGTTAGAAGCAACATGGGAATCAGATAGCAAACCAGATCGCCTTGGGATAAGGTAAAAACTAAGGCAACTGATAGGGGGAAATACACCTCTCCCCAGGAGCTACGGCCGACACCATCGGTTACACTGCCGAGCCGTGCATGAAAGAAAGGGATAAACTTAATACTGCATAAAAAGGCGATCGCCCCTATGGCCAACCCGATTACCGGTACGGGAGAATCAAATAACCAGGGAAAGCTTAAGGTGACTAATCCCATTCCCACATGAAGCAATTTACGCACCCATTCTGGATGGGGAGAGTACCACTGCTGATAGACCCGCAATAGTATGATTAATCCTGCCAGAATTGATAAAACGAAAAGGACACTCAGCATTCAATTTAATCCTAGCGGTGATCATTGATTTTTAAACCGTTCTTTTGCTCCTTGAAAGGCTTCGCGCATCACGGATTGAATTTTACTGGGATCGGGTTTTTTGCCCCCCATTAAATCGCCAAAATAAACACAAGCAGTTTCTCCTAATGCAAAGGTATAAGCGGCGGCCCAAGACGCGGCGATCGCACTGCCAAAACCGGGAATAAACTTCACCAGCTCTCTGCCAATGGCTTGAGCTAAGAATCCACCGGCGATCGCA
The nucleotide sequence above comes from Roseofilum capinflatum BLCC-M114. Encoded proteins:
- a CDS encoding diacylglycerol/polyprenol kinase family protein, coding for MLSVLFVLSILAGLIILLRVYQQWYSPHPEWVRKLLHVGMGLVTLSFPWLFDSPVPVIGLAIGAIAFLCSIKFIPFFHARLGSVTDGVGRSSWGEVYFPLSVALVFTLSQGDLVCYLIPMLLLTLGDAVAALIGVSYGLHTYSTSEGRKSAEGSIAFFTVAFLSTHVPLLLLTDTGRAESLLIGVILGLQVMVLEAIAWQGLDNLFIPVGGLIMLKLFLPMDIPDLIFRLILTLIVGILTLGWRNRTTLNDSAVLGSAWLGYLTWVLADWRWFLPPVILFLAYSLLCPWTQQYQERRHDMRAVLSIGSTGILWLLLGKVTGQPVCFYAYTLAFAAHLAIIDIAVPQFHPQLPNGAFIGRSVLKGWVLIFVPFLWIQGWEAQAIAYAGEGLVTVGLIAIAFAILQQSCRELDETWMWIGRSAIVAFGSAISLSIWVIGNG